In a single window of the Gossypium hirsutum isolate 1008001.06 chromosome D02, Gossypium_hirsutum_v2.1, whole genome shotgun sequence genome:
- the LOC107909547 gene encoding glucose-6-phosphate 1-dehydrogenase, chloroplastic — protein MAAFSATHCRSYSYSHSSSINGGQNQRFSFSSFSRLSVPAKAIRNSHQTVVLMQDGVVATKVTPVEKETPKEKLKDELLSVTSTKEWDEKAGFDSNENESTVSITVVGASGDLAKKKIFPALFALYYEDCLPKHFTIYGYARSKMTDAELRNMVSKTLTCRIDKRENCSEKMDQFLKRCFYHSGQYDSEENFAQLDKKLKRHEGGRVSNHLFYLSIPPNIFVEAVKCASSSASSGNGWTRVIVEKPFGRDSESSAVLTKSLKQYLTEDQIFRIDHYLGKELVENLSVLRFANLIFEPLWTRQYIRNVQIIFSEDFGTEGRGGYFDNYGIIRDIMQNHLLQILALFAMETPVSLDAEDIRNEKVKVLRSMRPLRLEDVVIGQYKSHSKGGVTYPSYTDDKTVPKDSLTPTFAAAALFIDNARWDGVPFLMKAGKALHNKGAEIRVQFRHVPGNLYNRNFGTDLDRATNEFVIRVQPDEAIFLKINNKVPGLGMRLDRSNLNLHYAARYSKEIPDAYERLLLDAIEGERRLFIRSDELDAAWALFTPVLKELEEKKIIPESYPYGSRGPVSAHYLAARYSVRWGDLDIEQ, from the exons ATGGCAGCCTTTTCCGCAACGCATTGCCGTTCATATTCATACTCTCATTCTTCATCGATAAATGGAGGCCAAAATCAAcgcttttctttctcttctttttcgaGATTGTCTGTTCCAGCTAAAGCTATAAGAAATTCCCATCAAACTGTTGTTCTCATGCAAGATG GTGTAGTGGCCACAAAAGTGACCCCTGTGGAAAAAGAAACACCTAAGGAGAAATTGAAAGATGAGTTGTTGTCAGTTACATCTACAAAGGAATGGGATGAGAAAGCAGGCTTTGATAGCAACGAAAATGAGTCAACTGTCAGTATCACAGTGGTCGGAGCTTCTGGGGACCTTGCCAAAAAGAAGATATTTCCTGCACTTTTTGCACTTTATTATGAAGATTGTCTTCCTAAG cACTTTACTATCTATGGTTATGCGAGGAGTAAGATGACCGATGCAGAACTAAGGAATATGGTAAGCAAGACCCTTACCTGCAGAATTGATAAAAG GGAGAACTGCAGTGAAAAAATGGATCAATTTCTTAAAAGATGTTTTTACCACTCTGGCCAGTATGATTCCGAGGAAAATTTTGCTCAGCTAGACAAGAAGCTTAAGAGGCATGAG GGTGGGAGGGTTTCTAATCACCTCTTTTATCTGTCTATCCCTCCAAATATTTTTGTTGAGGCTGTCAAATGTGCCAGCTCATCAGCTTCATCTGGTAATGGCTGGACCAGGGTCATTGTTGAGAAACCTTTTGGTCGAGATTCAGAATCTTCGGCTGTGCTGACAAAATCTCTGAAGCAGTACCTAACTGAGGATCAAATATTCAG GATAGATCACTATCTGGGAAAGGAACTTGTGGAAAATCTTTCTGTTCTTCGGTTTGCCAATCTTATTTTTGAACCCTTGTGGACAAGACAGTATATTAGAAATGTACAGATAATATTCTCTGAAGATTTTGGAACTGAAGGACGTGGAGG GTATTTTgacaattatggaataattagAGATATAATGCAGAATCATCTACTTCAAATACTTGCTCTCTTTGCTATGGAAACACCTGTAAGTTTGGATGCCGAGGATATAAGGAATGAGAAG GTTAAAGTATTGCGGTCAATGAGGCCATTGCGACTTGAAGATGTAGTTATAGGACAGTACAAGAGCCACAGTAAAGGAGGGGTTACTTACCCCTCCTACACTGATGACAAGACTGTGCCCAAAGATAGCTTGACCCCAACTTTTGCAGCTGCTGCATTGTTCATAGACAATGCAAGATGGGATGGGGTGCCTTTTCTAATGAAAGCAGGAAAAGCATTACATAATAAGGG GGCAGAGATAAGGGTGCAGTTCAGGCATGTGCCTGGCAATTTATATAACCGAAATTTTGGGACTGATCTTGATCGTGCTACAAATGAGTTTGTCATTCGAGTGCAGCCAGATGAAGCTATTTTTTTGAAGATCAATAACAAGGTTCCTGGATTGGGTATGAGGTTGGACCGCAGCAATCTAAACCTTCATTATGCTGCTAG ATATTCAAAAGAGATCCCAGATGCATATGAGAGGCTACTGCTGGATGCGATCGAGGGTGAGAGGAGGCTGTTTATCCGAAGTGATGAGCTGGATGCGGCGTGGGCACTCTTCACTCCAGTATTGAAGGAGCtggaagagaaaaaaattataccCGAAAGCTACCCTTATGGAAGCCGTGGCCCTGTCAGTGCTCATTATCTTGCAGCGAGATACAGTGTTCGGTGGGGTGACCTTGATATAGAGCAGTAA